The bacterium genome includes a region encoding these proteins:
- a CDS encoding glycosyltransferase family 2 protein produces the protein MKISVVIPCYNEEQNIPILVKKLTEVLNKYSDYEIIFVDDGSTDATLERIKELVENGAKIKYLAFSRNFGQQKALKAGLDYSTGDCLITLDADLQHPPELVDAMIQKWQEGYDIVYTVRKEYPDASFLKRKTSWLFYKLLNKISEIEITPGTADFRLLDRKVIDILRELNETFIFLRGLVSWVGFRQYALEYTPQKRYSGKTKYSFKNMILLAITGITSFSTRPLHLATFLGLILAFLCILYGGYAVGITIFTDKTVPGWASLIVSVLFIGSIQLLILGIIGEYLGKLFIESKRRPQYIIKEKNCEK, from the coding sequence ATGAAAATATCTGTAGTAATCCCCTGTTATAATGAAGAACAAAATATTCCGATTCTTGTAAAGAAACTAACCGAGGTCTTAAACAAGTATTCGGATTACGAAATTATTTTTGTTGATGACGGCAGTACGGATGCAACGTTAGAACGAATTAAAGAACTTGTAGAAAACGGAGCTAAGATAAAATATCTTGCGTTTTCGCGAAATTTTGGCCAACAAAAAGCATTAAAAGCCGGGCTAGATTATTCGACAGGAGACTGTTTAATCACTCTTGATGCAGATTTACAACATCCTCCAGAATTAGTTGATGCGATGATTCAAAAATGGCAAGAAGGATACGATATCGTGTATACTGTCCGGAAAGAATACCCTGATGCTTCATTTTTAAAGAGAAAAACGTCGTGGTTATTCTATAAACTACTGAATAAAATATCTGAAATTGAAATAACTCCGGGAACAGCAGATTTCCGATTATTAGATAGAAAGGTGATTGATATATTACGAGAACTGAATGAGACCTTTATTTTCCTTCGAGGGTTAGTTTCTTGGGTTGGTTTCCGCCAATATGCATTAGAATATACTCCTCAAAAAAGATATTCCGGGAAGACCAAATATTCCTTTAAAAATATGATTCTTCTTGCGATAACCGGAATTACTTCATTTAGTACTAGGCCATTGCATTTAGCAACCTTTTTAGGATTAATATTAGCATTTTTATGCATTCTTTATGGAGGATATGCGGTAGGTATAACAATATTTACTGATAAAACTGTTCCTGGTTGGGCGTCACTTATTGTTAGTGTCTTGTTTATCGGGAGTATACAACTTCTCATCTTAGGAATAATTGGTGAGTATTTAGGGAAACTATTTATTGAATCGAAACGCAGACCACAATATATTATTAAAGAAAAAAAT